A DNA window from Molothrus ater isolate BHLD 08-10-18 breed brown headed cowbird chromosome 2, BPBGC_Mater_1.1, whole genome shotgun sequence contains the following coding sequences:
- the CYSLTR2 gene encoding cysteinyl leukotriene receptor 2 — METLAVTMNISNTSKVALDGSFTNCSSNYTVDSFKQVIYPITYLFIFFPGAIGNSLSIYVFFQTSQRTSVNIYMQNLAISDLMFVSTLPFRASYFLLGSRWIFGDILCRIMTYTLYMNMYCSIYFLAVLSVVRFVAIVHPFKHGKVTNAKYARITCVAIWIFVLAAASPLLNKGIAGYRNPVKCLDLHPSSTHRLLMMNSFVLVVGFILPFCTIVFCYIFAIRALLKSRALQSGRAICHRKALLTIVITLILSLICFLPYHILRTVHLMYSSCSQASLHKALVVTLCLAATNSCLDPFLYYFAAENFKAKIRSLCCR; from the coding sequence ATGGAGACGCTGGCTGTGACTATGAATATTTCCAATACTTCCAAGGTGGCACTAGATGGCAGCTTCACTAACTGCTCCTCCAACTATACGGTCGACAGCTTCAAACAAGTCATTTATCCCATCACGTATCTCTTCATCTTCTTCCCGGGTGCTATTGGAAACAGCCTCTCCATTTATGTTTTCTTCCAGACATCGCAAAGGACCTCGGTAAACATTTACATGCAGAACTTGGCTATTTCAGACCTCATGTTTGTCAGCACTTTGCCCTTTCGGGCATCATATTTCCTCTTGGGATCCCGTTGGATATTTGGTGACATCCTCTGCCGGATCATGACTTACACCTTGTACATGAATATGTACTGCAGCATTTATTTCCTGGCCGTGCTCAGCGTGGTTCGTTTCGTAGCCATCGTCCACCCGTTCAAACACGGAAAAGTGACCAATGCCAAGTATGCCAGGATTACCTGTGTGGCGATATGGATCTTTGTtctggcagctgccagccctctGTTGAACAAGGGAATCGCTGGCTACCGCAACCCAGTCAAATGCTTGGACCTGCACccctccagcacacacaggctccTTATGATGAACAGCTTTGTCCTCGTCGTGGGCTTCATCCTGCCCTTCTGCACAATTGTGTTCTGCTACATCTTTGCCATCAGAGCGCTGCTCAAgtccagggctctgcagagcgGGAGGGCAATCTGTCACAGGAAGGCGCTGCTAACCATTGTCATCACCCTCATCCTCTCCCTCATCTGCTTCCTGCCCTACCACATCCTGAGAACTGTTCACCTGATgtacagcagctgcagccaggccagcctgCACAAGGCGCTGGTGGTCACTCTCTGCCTCGCTGCCACGAACAGCTGCCTCGATCCCTTCCTTTATTACTTTGCTGCtgaaaatttcaaagcaaaaatcaGAAGTTTGTGCTGCAGGTAG